The region AGATAGCGCATTCATTAcgttttttataataattaattagatagtgcttgttaattaaaatataaattaaaaaatatatatataaagtatttcaaacaaaaataatttttaatatatttgttaaatttatctgacgactcttaaaaaaaaagtcatgtaacttcttattttgaacttttcagataaatttatgtctatttctttcagataaatttatgtcggactttataaataagaaaaaaatgacatatatgtcttctaatatattttaaaaaatttaacaaataatttaataaaaattttaaagtactTCTTACCTTTATGTCCTTGTTAAAATTATAGTGAAAATCAATGCTTTCCATTGTCCTATTCAAAGAATCCTTCGCTAGGGTTCATCAATGGAAGTAATGAGTTCaaatatgcaaaataaaatgaagtgGGAAATGGCCAAAGCAAAGTTTCTTTCTTTGAAAGTTGTCATGAAATGGACACTCTAAATTATTGTCCTGTGTATGGTGCTGGAGAGATGAATTGAGTGTAATGAATGGCCTTTAAatctgttctttttctttcaagGATTGTTGATCTTAAGTTTAGGACCATTGGATTCTCAAGATATTTTGGACCATACAAACAATACTCAACCTCGCCCTTTCTTAATCTTTCTTTATCGTAGTAAGAGTTGATCTCTAACATTATTGTGCATACAAATACTCGGCAAGTAATTTTTTGTTGGTAGCATGGACCATTATAATTTTACCAAGATTGAGCAGAAAAAGAATCGCAATACCCTTTTATGGTACTTAAACACATCGATATCGAAAGATATTTTATACAACATAAAGAGTTTttcacataataaaaaaaatggtcaaattttttttttttttttttgtggccaCTAGAACTTTTTGTCATTCCGATTACACCCCTGAACATGATTTTCAAGTCTATTTAGCTTCTGTActtggacttttttttttttttatggcaactcaaaattttttattatatcgaTTACACTCCTgaacttgtattttttagttaatttaatacttatattttcatgtgtaaaaaaaataaagtaaaatgataaaatacacGTCACACTTTATTCACTTCaaaatatatgagttaaattgattaaaaaatacagatttataggtataattgaaataataaaaagtttatattattatacaaaaaaaattaaagaataagagttaaattgattaaaaaatacaacTCTAAGTGtataatcgaaacaataaaaagtttaagtaaccacgtaaaaaaaaaagtaaaaatatagaacaaaaatatagatttagcctacaaaaatttaatatacaacaaaaaaaaaaaaaagttatgtataaaataaaaatcctttatattatacaaaatactCTTAATTGACATGGAAATTGAATTTCTCATGTTGGATGACACCATGATGCAATCAATTAATGTTATGATTAAACACGGCAAGGCTAATGCAATGCAATGAACACAAACCAAACTGTGAATCATATGCTGCAGAAGCCTGTGGCTGTAGGTATTGTCCTATGGATCATTATTGGTGACAGCTTTGGGTTGGTTTCATCCCCTGAaggccattaattaatttaaagagtCTGTGGCTGCGGCCACTATTGCTGGTTGTTAATTGTTATTCGCCTACCCACCGACGCATATTTGGCGGGTCGGTGGCTGTGGCCCTCGGCGGCGCCCGCCGTGGTTGTGCCAGCGGCTGATTCATCCAACCGCGGCGCTGCGGTCACTTTCCGAGGGATTGACTTGATGCATTTCCCCTTGTTTAATGAGAGATTCCAACCCTAATTAATTGGGGTTTGTTGGAGCATATATCCTTAATTTGGCAGGTACGATCATTAAGGGAGCCAAAATGTTAATTAAACACTTAGTTgggatatttttaataatatttaaaaatattgtgttatattttatatcatatctGTTGTAACATATTTTATAGAGGAATTTCTCCTGAAAAAGATCACAATTTTCGGGAAAGACCTTCTCCCGGAGAGTCTTCAAGATACCCATCCCTCGAAGACCTATCCAGTCCATCCGAGGACTTTTTTTAGACTAACTTCGTCAAAGCTTGCCCCACATGCCTCCAAAGCTTCTTTGGGAGACAACTCTCCCATTACCtcaatttttgttatttcgcACAACATGACATGCCTTTCTTCAAGCCTACATTCTTCGGAGAATTTGAGGCAGTTTCTCACTAGGGTTTTCTTGAATCCTAATCTAGAGATAATTGAACACTCTTGCTCGAAAGGGTCATGCCACGTGCCCTCGTGCATGCGCGCCACGTTTCCCAATGTGCTACTTGTCCCAAACTCTTGGGGGGTATAAATATCTCATGACCCCTCATTCTTCAAGATCATTTTCTCGATTCTTAGGGTCTTGATTCCAACTCTTCAACCATACCAAATCCCTTTCTTCACATCACATTTGAATTTCTTCACATCACATTTGAATAATCCTTACTCTTTGGGAACATTATCTACATTCTGCATCCACACAACATATGCATCTTTTCAAAATCACGACCATTTTTGACTTATGTATTGGAGGGTCTATACAAGAGAAATCTTCTCGTGCCTCCTGGTTGTCTTCTATTTCGCAAATCCAAAGATTAAAGCCAGCTAGAAACCCATCAAAAAACCTTTTCTACATTTCTAAATCACTTCCTTAGCAGGCACTACACAAACTCTTCTAAAGCCTTCCAGAGTTGTTCTTTCGCAGGACCCTCTGGGTAAGTAACTCTTTAGGAGGGCAACCTTGTTTTCTTTAACTCTCCTAGATAGCATGTTGAGCCCTCGTGATTGTTGCCAACCCTTTTCGGACTGACTTGACTCTCTAGCCATGGCCATGCTAGCTATCTgctgagtttttttttaaataaataaaatttaattattgtaattcgaTAACAACAATATCAATATATACATGGCATCAAAACTATCACGATTAAATgtctaattaatattttgtaaaaaaaaataagggttgTTTCACAACTTTGATGCAACtttgtaatactccaagagtctagagaatggtagtatatatcgaggataagtaaggaatgaaacaataccaactaaataccttttgagctgaatgtagacaaaaaACTCTAGGTTTAAGTGTGCTTGAACTGAGGaagctcaatgatgggtgacccccctgggaagttcatgtaagctcatcagggtaaattgttctagtccttcctatcgctcgatgcaggatgttacaagtggtatcaaagccgaccctTGATGAAGGCGATTCGATAATGGCGAGGAGTGGCGCCGAAACTCGAGGGTTTGTACAAGAAACGACTTCTAGCAAGTTTCTAGGATGACAGCCCccaaataggagaaaatctgaaaccagttgtaaggttgcatgacgagaacgtcatgtgcttaagggggagaatgtaatatcccaagagcctagagaatggtagtatatatcgaggataagtaaaaaatgaaacaataccagTTAGATACTTTTTTGGCTAAATGTAGGTAAAGAATTCATGAGTTAAGTGTGTTTGACctagaaaaattcaagaatgggtgacccttAAGAAGTTCGTacagacccatcagggtaaattatTCCGATTTTTCTAATCACTCGATACGTAATATTACAAACTTGTCACTAAGTGTCACGTGTCCATTCATTAGTAAAGATAAAcctaattcttttaatttaaaattggtaaatttatttttatttattttaatagtgtATTAATGTTTGAAcctacattttatacctgaagGCAAACGTTATCTAAACACCATCCAAAGACATTCATTTTCCATTAATAATATTTGAACCTACATTTTAACAGTGTATTAACGTTATCTAAACATTCATTTTTCGACCACCATCGTCGGCCATCACTGTCGCCCCCTCCAGCCACTTTTCGTTGGCCATCACCCTCACCAATCGCTGTCTCTGTTGCCCCCATTTGCTTCAACTCCTTTTTCGTTCCCGATTACATCGACAACGACAATTGCTTGTCGTCGTCCCCAACCTTTAGCATGAACTAATTTTGAAATGTATTAATGACACTCAATATAAATGTCatgtcaaatatcaaaattgaatgactaaataatatatatatatatatattttagggtTTTGATTACATTTAATGTGAAGACATTAGTTAAGCTTTAACTATGTTAAAGTCAAAACATATTGGACTCTAGtcactagattttttttttgttcttaaaacaatcaaaattatcttaaaatgaaagaatttaaattaatgggtaAGATCAAATGAGGGagatcatatcatatcatatcaaaCAAGAATACGAAAAATGGATTTATTTGATATCaaagagatatatatggaaCCAACCCACCAAACTCATGATAACAGAGCAATACaacacaaaagaaaacaaaatacataaacaaacaAGAACTAAAGAATTTTTCAACACATTTACAAACTCCTTCTCCATCCACAAACGCCCAGAAGGTTCTAGAGGAACCTCGACCGCCGCCGGCACTCCTTCGGAAGCCCCTCAGGAAAGCGCTTCAGATCGGTGCAGTAATTGTAGATCATGAAATTCTTCTGAACCCATCTCAGCCTCCTCCGGCTGTGGGCGTCGAGCTCCTGGCTCTGCCACGCGCCGTCGCCGAACGACTCCGTGCACGCCCCGGAGCATGTCTTGGCGTTGAAATTCCGGTAGTAAGCCGTGAACGGTGCCTTCGTCCAGTCGGTCTTCACCAGGCCGCCTCTCGTCGCCCAGTCGTCGGCGTTCCACAGGCTCGAGTAGATCCTCATCGGCTGGTTCTTGGGGAACGGCACGCCGATGGATTCCGCGTTCTTGAATACTCTGATCGGGGTGTTGTCGATCAAGAATCTGCAGATAGAAAGCAAGCTCGTGAGATTGATTAACTTCATCAAGATTCCATTCTTCTCCCTGAGAAATTTATATCGCAAATTGCTTACATGATCTGTCGTGGGTTCCAAACGACGGAGTAAGTGTGAAAGTTTCTTGTGGGATCGAACCAGAGATAGAATTGCTGCTCTCTGTTTCCCTTGCCCTGAGTGAAGACGTTTGTGTGGACGATGTAAGGGTCGCCGGACAGATTTCCCAAGAACTCGAAGTCGATTTCATCGTGCGTCGGCCCCTGAGAAGACaactgcacacacacacacacacacagagttCAGAAGGTTCCACCAAGTTTCTAGAAAGAATTACATGTTGCGAAAGATGATTTCTTGACGTAATTTCTGTTGATTTGGGGGCATGAATCAAGTTCTACGTCAAAGTTGGCGAAAACCCCTTTATACAAAGATTGTTTCCAATTCTCCAAACAATAAAGGTAAAGATAAATCACTTtctcatttcattttctatatCTTTGGAAACATTGACGTCTTACTTAATGTTTGAAATGCTATTGTTAgctaatatcataatatatatatatatacatataattccCACTGTTGAATTCCAATGGAGAGGAGGTAATTAATTAACGTAGTATCACTGTTACTGATAGCTCCACTTCATATATTCATGTGTcgctttcatttcatttctttaattttcttttcaaagcCTCGGGAGATGCTCTCTTTAATCAATCGTACGTAAGGTTGCTTTCAAACACATCCCATCATGTCGAAAccaaagaattatatatatatatattggcaattattactatatatatatagaaggcAGTAAGCTACTAATAAAGCTAGAAGTTTGTTATAGTAAGCAAGTGAAAGGAAACTGTACGTACGTAGTAGGCAGTAACAGTGCCGGCGGAGTTGCCGGCGACGAGCTTGAGCTGCATGTCGATCCGGCCAAACAAGTACTCTTTTTTGGACCGGAATCCGGAGCCGGAGGTCTTGTccagagacagagacagaagCTGGCCGCCATTGAAGATCTTGGCCCTGTGATCGCCCCACGTTACGTCGAAGTCTTGGTAGAAGTTGCCGCCTTTGGCGGCCATCATAGAGCTCGCGAGAAGGGCAACCAGGAGAAGGGTTGAGAAGCCATTAATGAAAGACAAGAATGCCATGTTTAGGGTTTCAGAAAGCGGTGAGAAGTGGGATGTGAGTTTGGGTTAGTGGGTATCAGTATATATAGggggatagagagagagagagagagagagattaattgtataattaaaGGGAGAGGGAAATGCctgtgaaagagagagagagagagagagagagatcaattGTATAATTAAAGGTAGAGGGAAATGCCTGtgaaaaagagggagagagagagagagacgcgTGAATGGACGCTGAGTTGAGAATGAATCCATGGAAAGCTGGTGCCAGCTGAGCCTACGCCATGAAAGCTGGAAACTTTTGTTTTTTGGCTTTGTGGTTGGTTTTGGATTCTTGGTTTTTCTTTTGCAAGGGCTTGAAAGTGTATATATAgatttatagaattttataGTGTTATGTGGGATAATTTATAGTTGTATTTTCATAATCATGAATCATTTTTATTAAAGGGTCTTTTGGTTCTCATTTTATGGTCATTAATGAGTTAAACTTTCATATAATAAGGTTCATCTCATATTAATGATAATTGGTTTAAAAACAAAACCTCTTTTAGAGTGattaatatattacattatGCTATATATAATTGTCACACCCCTTGAAgggcttcttttttttctttactttttaaaaagggcaagtttagaatttaaaatataaatattgtgtACTAAATAAACAAGTTAGTACACCCTCGTCTAACTTATAAGATTAggcttttattaaattttaataatataataaatacttttattttctaaattctatTAAGAACGATAAAATGAAGAAATCGCCAATAACGAAATAAGATTGCTTGTCATTATATCATAGGCAAAAGTttattaaaatactaaaaagtttaaaataattttttaatctaaaaatgtgtaatttttctctaattagaaAGGGAAGCAAGTTCGCATAATGCATAAATTGGGTAATTCtaacattcaaaaatttctctaattatttgtaaaaaaaattaattttaaaaatatattataatatcaagataaatattattcataagAATCATAATTTTAGAATATCATGATAGATATTATTTGTAAGAATCCTAATTTTAAGAGATTTAGTATTAATGCTCTATGTttctttctaaataaaaatataccatcattttaaaaaatacacgTCTTTGATATTAGTGTAAATATAATCTTTAAGTTTTTAATATATtcacttttttatttaagtatcaaaatatttGACAAAAATTTTTCTACACCTTctaattatattatttcttataaGATTAGATGATttgatgataatatttttaaatattaaatttattattatattcaaataacaatacttataataatagaaaaaaatagttgaatagAGTAAACGCCTAGGCGGTCCATTGAGGAGgttctaataataaaaaaatgtattcttttaatatcaattttttgaaatttatttaatttaaaaattatgagaaaatgatatatttatatatatctatatatatggatGGAACTAGAAGAATGATTCTGTCCATAAAGGCCGAATGTGGGCCCCCCTCCATCGGCTCTCTTCATTTGCTATGATTGGGTTGGACCAGTGGGTGGATGCCAACTGGCTTTCGCACTGGCAATAGTATTTTCAAACTTTCTATTAGAGATTTGACcatttttgagttaaaaatgtgtaacttattttataattaagtttaaataaagtataaataaaataattttaacatttaaatttttttaaagagttctataaaaaaaataagtatattatttgtcaagattttaattctaatgaatTTTGGAACATCAAGATAAaccttaattataataaattttgaaatattaaaatagatattatctaaaaaaaatatttataagaaatttaaaaatatatatattttataagcCCTCATTTTAAAAGAAGGTAAGTCTGttatattgattttaatataattttttaatatttaacttaaatattaaagtatttatataaaaaaaattacgttatttaatatttttttaatagactTTAAATGATTTGagtatgatatttttatttaataaatttattgttgtacttgattaataataaaattaaatataaataaatttaaaaatttattctaaatagaatattataatttaatattatatatgtgtggcaTCATAATTTGGAGCCTCACATAACGGTCCAACTTTGACGATGAGTTTCTTTCCTTCGTCATTGGTTTCTGGGTCAGATATTTTTTCTTCCTAATGCCACACCGCCTTCCCTTCCTCCAATGCCCACCGAAAGGGAAGCCATTGttccaataataataccataCCATGAAATGAAAGGAAGGAAACAAAGCTTCATACATGGCTTCATGCATATTATTTGACCCCTTCAAACCAACCTATCACCCATCCCATCCGtacacaaattaattattattaaaattatatcttcatattcaaaatattattattttaataataataataataataatcacattttttttttttatttctcgaCCATCAAATACGATCGTTTTTAGTACACGAAACTCCGTTGTTCGACCCATAGTGTCTCCTTTCTTGTCCAAGAAGATAGTTTTAACCTTGCAAGCTGTCACATTCAATCATTTTTACCCCAAAAATGCTCATTTGCCACTTTTCCTTTCACACCCATGTGTCAATgtgttatattttatgtcaaatattgttaaaaatattataaataaatatttaaataatatttcactTCGCCAAAATGCTCGTTGGAATAAAgtgttattaataaaaatactatttaaatacttaattttgaCTCTTAAAATAACACACTCATTCATCAATGCATTAAGTGAGTAAAAGTATTCAGAGTGACTCATATTATATCATTtgtacataaataatatattttaagaataataagaTTTTACTTGAAATGGTGGTTTGTTTCTCCCGACAAGGGTAAAGTGGGTATTTTGCTCACTTGACTTAATTGGTCGAgtgattatttcaattttagagGTATAGTTTAATtggtaaatcattttttttttcttcttaataaaaGAGAATTAGTTGAATATTTCATCTTAATAACATTTTCAATGGATATATATTACAAGTAATAGCTAGAAAAGaccttaattatttaatgactTGACGGAGAAGAAATCTTGAGAAAGATTTTAATTACAATGGGCCCCCCAATtggagaaagaaacaaaaaacagTACTACTGCCATCCTTATCTActaacttaattatatatatatatatataacaaaaaaattaatgtaatataaaataaaaacgaaGAAACGATAaggataataaaaaataactagttTACTACATATGTTTAAGAATTTGAGTTATTTTAAGCTCGTGACtcgaatttatttttatgtgactattaataatttgtatctGTTTTAGTTAAGCTCGTGACTCACATGTCCGTCCGTTCATACTGAAAACATAGTAGGTCATGAGTTTTAGACTGACTGAAACAATTTCAGTCGACCGGGTatctctcaaattttaaaatttaaaaaaaaaaatgaaagatgtGCATGCACATACAATAAAGGCAGCCCCAAAGATGGCAGAGAAAGGACAAAATGAGTAGATGAGTTGGGGGGGAGGAGCCATAATTTCTTATCTTTAAGAGGCCATAGGAATAGGCTCCACAAGACAGAAGGCCATTCTCCCCCTATACCTACCCTCCATGTCTTCTTCGAAGTGCATGCATGCCCATGCCCATACCCCTGCCCCTGCCCCTAGAACAACACAAATCCTTTCAAGTTATGGGGGGCATAAAGTAGATGTATAGCATTTATTTAAACCCCTAAACTTTAGTTACTTAAACCCGGCATCccttaaatattcaaattagtCTAACCAATTCTTAAACTTTCTAAAATTAGACATCACACCTCCTGAACTTGGGATGATATTTCCTTGCAATGCTGGGTCACGGTGTCTCTTTTCGtgatgaaaaatttaatttggatcTAATTCATCAATAATTGTGTTGGAAAAGAAATTCGAATCTGAGTACACAGACTAGCCCACCTCCCCTAACTGACTGCTAGGACAATCAAGTGAGACTACACCTCCTGAACTTTGTACTATGAAAGGTGTTGTGATTAACACAAAAATgtacatataaatatttatgagggtaaattaattaatacttccTGAACTTTGATTATTTAGCCCAAACGCccattaaatgttaaaattagcCTAACAAtccttgaatttttcaaaattaaccaTGCTAGCTCTTGAACTTTGGCCCATTGAGTTGTTGTGGCTACTTTTAAAATACTCAAATACTGATTTCTTGATTTGTGCTTGGGAATTAATTCGCTCTTAGTTAATAAGCCCATGGCATTAGATTtgaccactcaattatggcttgtTTCTATTATATGGGAATAGTAAACTAATATATTATAATGGTTGTGGTTGTTGCAATGTAACATCACTTTTGGGCCAATGTTACCTCAAGAACAAAGTAAACCCTAGACGACAACAATATGCACAGGAAGTAGGAAATTAAGGCTTTAATTGGGCCATGCGACAAGTACCATTAATTTCTCAAGTGATGCATTAATCTAGGCTTAATAATTCAACTCATAATTAAGTGAAAGAATTGGGTGAACAATATGGGACTAATATAGGCtaaatattcatattataaGGTTAATTGCACGAAATTTAattctctaatatttttatttgtgatcATATCTTTTAAATGACCACTATATTTCAGTTCATGTCTaaatatttttcactaaattttctttaatcctcTTTTGTCACATTTGCTACAAATTTCTTTCATTTCGTTCATTCACTGAATTTATTTACAAATGTGTTTATTAGTCTCACTCTTATATCTTCAAACTATATTAATCACGAATATTATAtgttacatatttttaattaagtcCACTCtaactttattatatataaaatttgatgaaacTAACACCAAAGAATATCACCATAAAGCCACAAAAAGATAACCCTTTGCGAAGCATAATTGGTCGCCATATGTGTTTGGGAGCTTGAGATATTACAAGATTATCATGAGTCTGCACATCCAATAGTATCTCTTCGTAGGGCTAGGCTCCTGGGCTTCGACTCGTGACTCATCACCTGTTCATACAACTTAAACTGCGGTAGCACAGACCATAAATTTTGAAGAGAATGAGACGCCACAAACCGAAAGTTAATTGTCTTATAGTGATTTTGAATtcttcacaataaaaaaaaaaaatcatgataaGATAAAACCTAAAACAGCATCTTGACATGCATTATTGAATAAGGTGTGGCAgcattacacacacacacatatatatatatatataattgtactATAGAAAACAGACAGGGAGAATGTGTGGTTGCTAAATCTTCTACAACACACTCACAAAGAGACAAATTAGCAAAAGAGTAATGTACACTAGTTAAGAATACTCCGAATGTAGGGTAAGAAACAAGTTTATTTGGATAATAATTAAAAGCATGCATCGTgacaaaaagcaaaaaaaaaaaaaaaatgaaaaagactATACTAAGGACTATAGttgttaaaatcaaatcaaatctgaCATATTAGTTCAAAAAATCGTGAcggaaagcaacaaaaaaatgaaaaagaccATATTAAGGGCTATAATTGTTAAAATCGAATTAAATCGacatatttgtttaaaaaagagagagagagagagagagagagagagagagaccattGGTGTGCATAAACCGATTAAAACCACTCAAATTGATTTGTTAGTTTTCTCAATTCAGTTGATGATTTTTATTAGTTCGCAAAGAAtctgtttaatttttatctGAAGTACTAAataatcataatattttaaaatctataTTCTTTAATAGATAGACAAATTAGTCtaagtggaaaaaaaaaaaaaaaaactttaaaaatttcaaatcatggtttgcttctttttttttttaatttaaggaGTCATTTGCAATTTCAAAGTCTAAATCAATTTACatttacacatgcatgcatGGCTTAATCTTTGAGGcaaacatataaacatatgACTATCGGGACTTGGgaaaatcaacaagaaagaaGCGTAAGGGCAGGCCCCCGGGCAAGGGAGGGGGGAAACTCGTGAGGGAAAATAGGATCTAAGGAAATGGGGGTGGGGGGAAAGAGGAATTGGAGTGACGAAATAGTTAAATCTCAACAGATCGTGACAGCAAAATCACTCTGCTTCTTAC is a window of Diospyros lotus cultivar Yz01 chromosome 10, ASM1463336v1, whole genome shotgun sequence DNA encoding:
- the LOC127812036 gene encoding xyloglucan endotransglucosylase protein 1 — encoded protein: MAFLSFINGFSTLLLVALLASSMMAAKGGNFYQDFDVTWGDHRAKIFNGGQLLSLSLDKTSGSGFRSKKEYLFGRIDMQLKLVAGNSAGTVTAYYLSSQGPTHDEIDFEFLGNLSGDPYIVHTNVFTQGKGNREQQFYLWFDPTRNFHTYSVVWNPRQIIFLIDNTPIRVFKNAESIGVPFPKNQPMRIYSSLWNADDWATRGGLVKTDWTKAPFTAYYRNFNAKTCSGACTESFGDGAWQSQELDAHSRRRLRWVQKNFMIYNYCTDLKRFPEGLPKECRRRSRFL